A window of the Nycticebus coucang isolate mNycCou1 chromosome 3, mNycCou1.pri, whole genome shotgun sequence genome harbors these coding sequences:
- the LOC128581156 gene encoding olfactory receptor 287-like → MAWSRGHNLSVQGPFILLGFPGPQRLRAGLFLLFLLMYVLTLAGNTAIISLVAAHRRLQTPMYFFLCNLSFLEIWYTTACVPKALATFASQSEAISFAGCAAQMYFVFSLGCTEYFLLAAMAYDRYLAICLPLRYCSIMTPRLVAWLALGSWLSGFAAIAGPAALVARLSFCGSRVINHFFCDIAPWIVLSCTDTRAVELASFGIAFCVILGSCFITLVSYIYIIGTIIRIPSGAGRHRAFSTCSSHLTVVLIWYGSTIFLHVRTSVESSLELTKGITVLNTIVTPVLNPFIYTLRNKDVKEALRRTTLTGDALALSFQAQILEEKWELVAPKGATCGTCSTRCCSKYPKEDWVLGKQPLRGQQHGSLQSPPASQSAPPALPDSFPPRQVGQWVLLRDGGGTGAPFAPAGRPSPRRRASAYAFVPRFSWLPKPTSSAKRGDCEQEMARSVPAASRLLAISPRALWPVLDSAFLVQKPLSVLGLPRQERGHY, encoded by the exons ATGGCCTGGAGCCGGGGCCACAACCTCTCGGTGCAGGGGCCCTTCATCCTGTTGGGCTTCCCAGGCCCTCAGAGACTGCGCGCCGGGCTCTTCCTGCTCTTCCTGCTCATGTATGTGCTCACACTGGCTGGGAACACGGCCATCATCTCCCTGGTTGCCGCGCACCGGCGCCTCCAGACGCCCATGTACTTTTTCCTCTGCAACCTGTCCTTCCTGGAGATATGGTACACCACGGCCTGCGTGCCCAAGGCCCTGgccaccttcgcctcccagagcgAAGCTATCTCCTTCGCCGGCTGCGCCGCGCAGATGTACTTCGTCTTCTCGCTGGGCTGCACCGAGTACTTCCTGCTGGCCGCCATGGCCTACGACCGCTACCTGGCCATATGCCTGCCGTTGCGCTACTGCAGCATCATGACTCCCAGGCTCGTGGCTTGGCTCGCCCTGGGCTCCTGGCTGAGTGGCTTTGCAGCCATCGCGGGGCCCGCTGCGCTTGTCGCGCGCCTGTCCTTCTGCGGCTCTCGCGTCATCAACCACTTCTTCTGCGACATCGCGCCCTGGATAGTGCTGTCCTGCACCGACACGAGGGCGGTGGAGCTGGCTTCCTTTGGCATCGCCTTCTGCGTCATCCTGGGGTCCTGCTTCATCACGCTGGTCTCCTACATCTACATCATTGGCACCATCATCAGGATACCCTCGGGCGCCGGCCGCCACCGGGCCTTCTCCACCTGCTCGTCCCACCTCACGGTCGTGCTCATTTGGTACGGCTCCACTATCTTTTTGCACGTGAGGACCTCGGTAGAGAGCTCCTTGGAGTTGACCAAGGGCATCACAGTTCTCAACACCATTGTCACCCCGGTGCTGAACCCCTTCATATACACCCTGAGGAACAAGGATGTGAAGGAGGCTCTCCGGAGGACG ACCTTAACAGGGGATGCTTTGGCCCTGAGTTTCCAGGCACAGATTCTGGAAGAAAAATGGGAACTGGTGGCCCCCAAGGGTGCTACCTGTGGCACCTGCAGCACCAGGTGTTGTTCCAAGTACCCCAAGGAGGACTGGGTCTTGGGGAAACAGCCTCTT CGGGGGCAGCAACACGGGAGCCTCCAGAGTCCACCCGCTTCTCAGTCGGCGCCGCCTGCTCTCCCAGATTCCTTTCCTCCGAGGCAGGTGGGTCAGTGGGTGCTCCTGAGGGACGGCGGGGGCACCGGGGCTCCCTTTGCACCCGCGGGGCGGCCCTCTCCCCGCCGCCGAGCCTCCGCCTACGCTTTTGTACCCCGCTTCTCGTGGCTCCCCAAGCCTACATCCTCAGCCAAGCGTGGAG ACTGCGAGCAAGAGATGGCGCGCTCAGTGCCTGCTGCCTCCCGCCTGTTGGCCATCAGTCCGCGTGCGCTCTGG CCAGTCCTGGACAGCGCCTTTCTGGTCCAGAAACCTCTATCTGTCCTGGGCCTCCCTCGCCAGGAGCGCGGCCATTACTAG